The following coding sequences lie in one Pseudomonas svalbardensis genomic window:
- a CDS encoding YhcB family protein, which translates to MEHSLLVWLLPTLALVVGVAIGFLIARLVPNAAPSSTQRQLDDVQERFDSYQNEVVTHFNSTATLVKKLTQSYQEVQDHLAEGANRLALDEQTRQRLLASLHADAAVAPRERLTPPRNQEPPRDYAPKAPNAPGMLDEHYGLKK; encoded by the coding sequence GTGGAACACTCGCTCTTAGTTTGGTTGTTGCCGACTCTTGCCCTGGTTGTGGGTGTCGCCATTGGTTTCCTGATCGCTCGCCTGGTGCCGAATGCCGCTCCTAGCAGCACACAACGTCAGCTGGATGACGTTCAGGAACGTTTCGACAGTTATCAGAACGAGGTGGTCACCCACTTCAATAGCACTGCAACACTGGTCAAGAAGCTGACTCAGAGCTATCAGGAGGTGCAGGATCACCTCGCCGAGGGTGCCAACCGCCTGGCCCTGGACGAGCAAACCCGCCAACGCCTGCTGGCCTCCCTGCACGCCGACGCGGCAGTGGCCCCACGGGAACGCCTGACGCCGCCGCGCAATCAGGAGCCGCCTCGTGATTACGCCCCCAAAGCCCCGAACGCGCCGGGCATGCTCGATGAGCATTACGGCCTGAAGAAGTAA
- a CDS encoding alpha/beta hydrolase has protein sequence MRETPVVIDGPVGQLEALYLDNEQPRGVALICHPNPVQGGTMLNKVVSTLQRTARDAGLITLRFNYRGVGASEGTHDMGTGEVDDAQAVAEWLRAKHPELPLTLFGFSFGGFVAASLGGRLEAKGEQLKHLFMVAPAVMRLGDQDQLPQQGELTLIQPETDEVIDPQAVYDWSSKLERPHELLKVAECGHFFHGKLTDLKDLILPRLSN, from the coding sequence ATGCGCGAAACCCCTGTAGTGATTGATGGCCCGGTCGGTCAACTGGAAGCTTTGTATCTGGATAATGAGCAGCCGCGCGGCGTTGCGCTGATCTGCCACCCGAACCCGGTGCAGGGCGGCACCATGCTCAACAAAGTCGTCTCGACCTTGCAGCGCACCGCGCGCGATGCCGGTTTGATTACTTTGCGTTTCAATTATCGCGGCGTGGGTGCCAGTGAAGGCACCCACGATATGGGCACGGGCGAAGTCGATGATGCCCAGGCGGTGGCCGAATGGCTACGAGCCAAACACCCCGAGTTGCCGCTGACGCTGTTCGGATTCTCCTTCGGCGGTTTTGTTGCAGCAAGTCTCGGCGGACGACTGGAAGCCAAGGGCGAACAGCTCAAGCATTTGTTCATGGTTGCGCCAGCGGTCATGCGCCTGGGCGATCAGGATCAACTGCCGCAGCAAGGCGAGCTAACGCTGATCCAGCCGGAAACCGACGAAGTCATCGATCCGCAAGCCGTCTACGACTGGTCCTCGAAACTCGAGCGCCCCCATGAGCTGCTGAAAGTGGCAGAATGCGGACACTTTTTTCATGGCAAGCTGACCGATCTCAAGGATCTGATCCTGCCGCGCCTTTCGAATTGA